The following proteins are encoded in a genomic region of Spirosoma sp. SC4-14:
- a CDS encoding acyltransferase has translation MKAGSNRAIWLDYLRAFVTLLVVAHHAAMAYPTYGYFNPAQYILSTAPVVDQARWLGMDVFIGFNDLFFMPLMFLISGLFVYRGLERKGTQAYLADRAIRLGIPFLIAECVLIPLAYVPSYYLATHSFTLEQFISDYIVHQQWPVGPPWFIWLLLVFDGLAVLIYRISPTIYPVMGQWFLRQASSPIRFGIILFGLVALSLIPLSLWVGQYTWIGRWGPFDFQLNRLLFYLLFFLLGSCLGATSWEPFFFYFGKLFGKNWLFWVGLSIGCYVFFLAVSDFGTAQVRQGNLTETQGFFFYDLAFVGSCLASIGACLSIFKQIFTRPVRFWTSVSANAYTIYMVHYGFVTWLQFALLWVNVPAFAKFIFVCMGAASLSWLCSNLLRRNSYIAQLL, from the coding sequence ATGAAAGCTGGTAGTAATCGGGCAATCTGGCTCGACTATCTGCGTGCGTTTGTTACGCTACTGGTTGTAGCCCATCATGCCGCTATGGCTTACCCTACCTACGGCTATTTTAACCCTGCACAATACATTCTCTCAACCGCTCCCGTTGTCGATCAGGCCCGCTGGCTGGGTATGGATGTGTTCATCGGCTTCAACGATTTGTTTTTCATGCCACTTATGTTCCTCATCAGTGGCTTATTTGTTTATCGGGGGCTTGAGCGGAAAGGCACACAGGCTTACTTAGCCGATCGCGCAATTCGGCTAGGCATCCCGTTTCTGATAGCCGAATGCGTACTAATACCGCTGGCCTATGTACCTTCCTACTACCTGGCTACTCACTCGTTTACGCTAGAGCAGTTCATTAGCGATTACATTGTCCACCAGCAATGGCCCGTCGGTCCTCCCTGGTTTATCTGGCTTCTGCTGGTTTTCGACGGCCTTGCCGTACTGATTTATCGAATTTCGCCAACGATTTATCCAGTGATGGGGCAATGGTTTCTTCGTCAGGCCAGTTCCCCAATCCGATTTGGCATCATCCTTTTCGGCCTAGTTGCCCTGAGCCTGATTCCACTTAGTCTGTGGGTAGGCCAATATACCTGGATCGGCCGGTGGGGGCCATTCGATTTCCAATTGAATCGACTTTTATTTTACCTGCTGTTCTTTTTGTTGGGGAGTTGCCTGGGCGCTACTTCCTGGGAGCCGTTCTTTTTTTACTTTGGTAAACTGTTTGGCAAAAACTGGCTATTTTGGGTTGGCCTAAGTATAGGATGCTACGTTTTTTTTCTGGCAGTTTCAGATTTTGGTACCGCTCAGGTCAGGCAGGGAAATCTGACCGAAACCCAGGGCTTTTTCTTCTATGACCTGGCATTTGTAGGTAGTTGCCTGGCCAGCATTGGCGCTTGCCTGAGCATTTTTAAACAAATCTTCACCCGGCCAGTCCGATTCTGGACAAGTGTATCGGCCAATGCTTACACGATTTATATGGTCCATTACGGATTTGTCACCTGGCTTCAGTTCGCCCTTCTTTGGGTCAACGTGCCAGCTTTCGCCAAATTCATTTTTGTCTGTATGGGTGCCGCTAGCCTGAGCTGGCTTTGCAGCAATCTACTCCGCCGAAACAGCTACATTGCTCAGTTGCTGTAA
- a CDS encoding ABC transporter ATP-binding protein, protein MLDVLGLSKRFNQSSILSNVSFELPAGEVFAVLGRSGCGKTTLLKILAGLESANDGDIRMDGKSILTIPPERRQIVYLYQEPLLFPHLNVFENVAFGLRIRNVDKTRVDQQVNDLLADLELSDQAQKHPGQLSGGQRQRVSFGRALIIKPRLLLLDEPFGNLDAQTRASMQLLFGRVAQQYSMTALFVTHDIREALTVGTRFGYLDRGVMTSFDTINEFVADPRTGVNAELNFWESIQLRSTSL, encoded by the coding sequence ATGCTTGATGTTCTTGGCTTATCGAAACGATTTAACCAATCGTCCATTCTGAGCAATGTATCTTTTGAGTTGCCAGCGGGCGAGGTGTTTGCTGTGCTGGGTCGGTCGGGTTGCGGCAAAACAACGTTGTTGAAGATTCTGGCAGGGCTTGAATCGGCAAACGACGGCGACATTCGAATGGACGGAAAAAGTATATTGACCATTCCTCCCGAGCGCCGTCAGATCGTTTATTTATACCAGGAACCGCTGCTGTTTCCGCATCTGAACGTATTTGAAAATGTAGCCTTTGGTTTACGGATCAGAAACGTCGACAAAACGAGGGTCGATCAGCAGGTAAACGACTTATTAGCGGATCTGGAACTTAGCGATCAGGCTCAAAAACACCCAGGTCAGCTATCGGGTGGGCAACGACAGCGGGTTTCGTTTGGCCGGGCACTAATCATAAAACCCCGTTTGCTGTTATTAGATGAACCTTTTGGCAATTTAGATGCTCAGACAAGAGCCAGTATGCAGTTGTTGTTTGGCCGGGTAGCTCAGCAATATTCGATGACCGCCTTGTTCGTTACCCACGACATTCGGGAAGCGCTAACAGTCGGTACGCGCTTCGGCTATCTCGACCGGGGCGTCATGACTTCGTTTGATACCATCAATGAGTTCGTAGCCGATCCACGGACCGGCGTCAATGCCGAGCTGAATTTCTGGGAATCTATTCAGCTTAGATCAACTTCCCTTTAG
- a CDS encoding M20 family peptidase yields the protein MKIVLRAIGLLFVLLLLVLLVNTLRLTSHQLADVSPAPSIIVPDSAIDRLAGAIRIPTVSYTDYSLTDTTQFDKFLRYLQTTFPLIHQRLTRDTFNQYGLLFEWKGRNPALKPVLLMAHYDVVPVIQGTQRMWKRPPFDGIVADGYLYGRGTLDDKMSVIALMESVEYLLRTNYQPERTLLLAFGQDEETSGKRGAQTIAAALQKRGVTAEYVLDEGGVIKTDGVSGLQKPVALVGISEKGYLSLELTAIGKGGHSSMPPAQTSIGMVAEAVSKLEKHPFPARLDGGVSHLLDYLASEVSFGQRVVFANQWLFAPLIERTMSETKSGNASIRTTTAPTIFRAGAKDNVLPIDATATINFRILPGDTVDGVIEHVKKVIENDSITVSVLGKGNNPAPVSDPESPAFMTIHKTIRSVFPDVVVAPYIMLGATDSKFYAGVTSAIYRFSPVPLNDAETQTIHGTNERIGVKDYQNMIRFYVALIQNSQKI from the coding sequence ATGAAAATAGTGTTACGGGCTATTGGGCTCCTTTTTGTTTTACTTCTCCTCGTTTTGCTGGTCAATACCTTACGGTTAACGTCGCATCAACTAGCAGACGTATCTCCGGCTCCTTCAATAATTGTGCCTGATTCAGCAATTGACCGGCTGGCTGGCGCAATTCGGATTCCGACGGTTTCCTATACGGATTATTCGCTGACCGACACTACGCAGTTTGATAAATTTCTACGTTACCTCCAAACGACCTTTCCGCTTATCCATCAGCGATTGACGCGGGATACGTTTAATCAATATGGGCTTCTTTTTGAGTGGAAAGGCCGAAATCCGGCCTTGAAACCGGTTTTGTTGATGGCACATTACGACGTGGTGCCGGTTATTCAGGGAACGCAGCGGATGTGGAAACGCCCTCCGTTTGATGGCATTGTGGCGGACGGGTATCTATATGGACGTGGCACACTCGACGACAAAATGAGCGTGATAGCCCTGATGGAATCGGTGGAGTATTTATTGCGGACTAATTACCAGCCGGAGCGCACGCTGTTGCTGGCATTTGGTCAGGATGAAGAAACGTCGGGGAAGCGGGGAGCGCAGACGATTGCGGCTGCTTTGCAAAAGCGCGGTGTTACGGCAGAGTATGTGCTCGATGAAGGAGGGGTTATTAAAACAGATGGAGTATCGGGGTTGCAAAAGCCGGTAGCCCTGGTCGGAATCAGCGAGAAGGGCTATCTGAGTCTGGAGTTAACCGCCATAGGTAAAGGAGGACACTCGTCAATGCCACCCGCCCAAACCAGCATTGGTATGGTTGCCGAAGCTGTTAGTAAACTTGAGAAACACCCATTCCCGGCCCGGCTCGATGGCGGGGTGTCGCACTTACTCGATTATCTGGCATCGGAAGTGTCGTTTGGCCAACGGGTTGTGTTTGCCAATCAGTGGCTGTTTGCGCCATTAATTGAGCGCACAATGTCGGAAACCAAATCGGGAAATGCATCGATCCGAACCACAACGGCTCCCACCATTTTTCGGGCAGGAGCGAAGGATAACGTTTTGCCAATCGATGCCACTGCCACCATTAATTTCCGAATCTTGCCCGGCGATACGGTCGATGGCGTAATTGAGCACGTGAAAAAGGTCATCGAAAACGATAGCATCACCGTTAGTGTGCTGGGCAAAGGCAACAATCCGGCTCCGGTATCCGATCCGGAAAGTCCGGCCTTCATGACGATTCACAAAACGATTCGGAGTGTGTTTCCAGATGTGGTGGTAGCGCCCTACATCATGCTGGGCGCTACCGATTCCAAGTTTTATGCGGGCGTAACATCGGCCATCTATCGGTTTTCGCCAGTGCCGCTGAACGATGCCGAAACGCAAACGATTCATGGCACCAATGAGCGAATCGGCGTTAAGGATTACCAGAACATGATCCGCTTCTATGTGGCGCTTATTCAGAATAGCCAGAAAATCTAA
- a CDS encoding DsbA family oxidoreductase: MDVEIWSDVMCPFCYIGKRKFEQALSQFPHNEQINVVWKSFQLNPAMKTDPGKNINEYLAEVKGWSVEQARQMNDRVTAMAQEVGLAYDFDRAIVANSFDAHRLIQLAKTKGLGDAAEERLFRAYFTEGRNTADHATLLELGTAIGLDATEVQTVLAGDAFADDVNRDIYEAQQVGARGVPFFVLNRRYAVSGAQAPETFLGALNTAWAETVTTS; encoded by the coding sequence ATGGACGTAGAAATTTGGAGTGATGTGATGTGTCCGTTTTGCTATATCGGCAAGCGCAAGTTTGAACAGGCCCTCAGTCAGTTTCCGCACAACGAACAAATCAACGTGGTCTGGAAGAGTTTTCAGTTGAATCCAGCGATGAAAACCGATCCCGGCAAAAATATTAATGAATACCTGGCCGAAGTGAAAGGCTGGAGTGTCGAGCAGGCCCGCCAGATGAACGACCGCGTTACGGCTATGGCGCAAGAAGTAGGGCTGGCCTACGATTTTGACCGGGCTATTGTTGCCAATTCGTTCGACGCTCACCGGCTGATTCAACTAGCCAAAACGAAAGGACTTGGCGATGCTGCCGAAGAACGGCTGTTTCGGGCTTATTTTACCGAAGGACGAAACACGGCCGATCATGCCACCCTGCTTGAATTAGGAACAGCTATTGGTCTCGATGCAACTGAAGTGCAAACCGTACTGGCAGGCGATGCGTTTGCCGATGACGTGAATCGGGATATATATGAAGCGCAACAGGTAGGGGCCAGAGGGGTACCTTTCTTTGTATTGAACCGTCGCTATGCGGTTTCGGGAGCCCAGGCCCCCGAAACGTTTCTCGGCGCGCTGAACACCGCCTGGGCCGAAACAGTTACTACAAGCTAA
- a CDS encoding methyltransferase codes for MHTDFQPDLAPITQHLRAMFGSRLLIAAVSHLHVFDLLANNPLSIQQASTSLGLAERPALVLFPALCAMDLLRIDQSGKLTITELGHFLIQSNVPNLTGYVGLESNDPGALDMAIRLKNDGPLDTLQGISFVKEGEGPSPMDDLELARSLTLGLAGRARRLSPIVASKLTKREGHLLDVAGGTGFYTYEWLLNNPTSTATLLDRPAVLAVAAELLDELVMSGRPGTETLRERITFLPGDMLTDELPKTDLLLAASLFHDWPTPTCQRLANRFAAAIRPGGELWVHDAFLNDELDGPLAVTDYSAQLFWNTKGRCYSRAEYRGWFEEVGLVPTVHNIPTQMDYGLIWAQKPSV; via the coding sequence ATGCATACTGACTTCCAGCCCGATCTGGCACCCATTACCCAACACCTGCGGGCTATGTTTGGCTCCCGTTTATTAATTGCCGCCGTAAGCCATTTGCACGTATTTGATTTATTGGCCAATAATCCGCTTAGTATTCAGCAGGCAAGTACCAGTCTTGGTCTTGCCGAACGGCCAGCTCTGGTGCTGTTCCCGGCGCTGTGTGCGATGGACCTGCTACGCATCGACCAATCGGGTAAGTTGACCATTACTGAACTCGGGCACTTTCTTATCCAGTCGAATGTACCTAACCTGACTGGCTATGTGGGTCTGGAAAGCAATGATCCGGGCGCTCTCGACATGGCAATCCGGCTCAAAAACGATGGTCCGCTGGACACTCTACAGGGTATTTCGTTCGTGAAAGAAGGCGAAGGTCCGTCACCTATGGACGATCTGGAACTGGCCCGCAGCCTTACGCTGGGATTGGCCGGACGTGCCCGCCGACTGTCGCCCATTGTGGCCTCCAAACTCACCAAACGCGAAGGGCATTTACTGGATGTTGCCGGAGGTACGGGTTTTTACACCTACGAATGGTTGCTGAATAACCCAACCTCAACGGCTACCCTTCTGGACCGGCCAGCCGTTCTGGCGGTAGCGGCAGAACTTTTAGACGAACTAGTTATGAGTGGTCGGCCCGGCACCGAAACACTACGCGAACGAATAACGTTTTTACCCGGCGACATGCTAACCGACGAGTTACCCAAAACCGATCTGCTTCTGGCAGCCAGCCTCTTTCACGACTGGCCGACGCCAACCTGCCAACGACTGGCCAATCGGTTCGCGGCTGCCATTCGTCCGGGGGGTGAACTTTGGGTCCACGACGCATTTCTGAACGACGAACTCGATGGACCACTCGCCGTGACGGACTATTCGGCGCAATTGTTCTGGAATACCAAAGGGCGCTGCTACAGCCGGGCCGAGTATCGTGGCTGGTTTGAAGAGGTTGGTCTTGTTCCGACAGTCCACAATATTCCTACACAAATGGATTATGGCCTCATCTGGGCACAAAAACCATCGGTTTAA
- a CDS encoding DMT family transporter encodes MPSISTQETTLSTQKRPLLAWVLLFILALVWGSSFILIKRSLVAFETDQVAAGRIFFAFLFFSPFLGVQARNTDIRMSVRSRWLALLGAGMFGYLIPAFLFAEAGAHLNSSLAGALNALSPLFTLLIGVVFFGRVLRIWQSLGILLGLAGSVLLIFYSATGTFSVNGYALLVVLATLCYGININIIGRFLSHMPALVSTAWIFAFVGPIAFVILVFTDFFSKLMLPTASVSLATLICLGVLGSGVMSVIFNRIVQLASPLFAASVTYLMPGVALLWGVLDGERIYPVQFMGLGICLLGIWLINKS; translated from the coding sequence ATGCCATCAATCTCTACACAAGAAACAACATTATCGACCCAAAAACGACCACTCTTAGCCTGGGTATTACTTTTCATTCTGGCACTGGTGTGGGGCAGTTCGTTCATTCTGATCAAGCGGAGCCTGGTTGCTTTTGAAACCGATCAGGTAGCTGCTGGTCGTATTTTTTTCGCCTTCCTGTTCTTTTCGCCCTTTTTGGGGGTGCAGGCCCGCAATACCGACATCCGGATGTCGGTACGGAGCCGCTGGCTGGCGTTGCTGGGGGCGGGCATGTTTGGGTATCTGATACCGGCTTTTCTGTTTGCCGAAGCGGGAGCCCATCTCAACAGTTCGCTGGCGGGGGCTCTGAACGCACTCAGCCCATTGTTCACCCTGCTGATTGGCGTTGTTTTTTTCGGGCGGGTATTGCGCATCTGGCAGAGTCTGGGAATTCTGCTCGGGCTGGCTGGTTCGGTTTTGTTGATTTTTTATAGCGCCACCGGCACGTTTTCCGTAAACGGTTATGCCTTGCTGGTAGTGCTGGCAACGTTGTGCTATGGCATCAATATTAACATAATTGGCCGGTTTCTGAGCCATATGCCAGCCCTGGTATCGACGGCCTGGATCTTTGCGTTTGTTGGGCCAATTGCGTTTGTAATATTAGTATTCACTGATTTCTTTTCGAAGCTGATGCTCCCCACGGCCAGCGTTTCGCTGGCAACACTAATCTGTCTTGGCGTATTGGGGTCGGGTGTGATGTCGGTAATTTTTAACCGGATAGTGCAGTTGGCATCGCCTTTGTTTGCCGCATCGGTTACGTATCTAATGCCCGGAGTAGCACTGCTATGGGGTGTTTTAGATGGCGAACGGATCTATCCTGTTCAGTTTATGGGCTTGGGCATCTGCCTGCTCGGCATATGGCTCATCAATAAGTCCTGA
- a CDS encoding acetyl-CoA carboxylase biotin carboxyl carrier protein subunit, translating to MYQTTLNDQVITIDFTGDTPQVNGNSFDWDFVKLTDRTFHILHQNRSYTAEVLELNSAEKMVRLKINGHIQEVQLKDRFDLLLEKMGISSAAHAKINDLKAPMPGLIVGINSQPGDTVKKGDSLLILEAMKMENVLKATADSTIKTIRVEKGNRVEKGQVLIEFAA from the coding sequence ATGTATCAGACAACCCTGAATGACCAGGTCATTACCATTGATTTTACCGGCGACACCCCGCAGGTCAATGGCAACAGTTTTGATTGGGATTTTGTCAAACTCACCGACCGCACGTTCCATATTCTGCACCAGAATCGTTCCTATACGGCCGAAGTTCTTGAACTGAACAGCGCCGAAAAAATGGTTCGACTGAAAATCAATGGCCACATTCAGGAGGTTCAGCTAAAAGACAGGTTCGATCTGTTGCTCGAAAAAATGGGCATCAGTAGTGCTGCCCATGCAAAAATTAATGATCTGAAAGCACCGATGCCGGGGCTTATTGTGGGGATAAACAGCCAACCCGGCGATACAGTGAAAAAGGGGGATAGCCTGCTGATTCTGGAAGCGATGAAAATGGAGAACGTGCTGAAAGCCACCGCCGATAGTACTATAAAAACCATTCGGGTCGAAAAAGGCAATCGGGTCGAAAAAGGCCAGGTGCTGATTGAGTTTGCGGCTTAA
- the pyrH gene encoding UMP kinase — MTPSTNYKRILLKLSGEALAGPNGYNIDPAVLEQYSHEIKQVVDMGVQVAIVIGGGNIFRGVSGERSGIDRVQGDYMGMLATVINAMAIQSSLEKHGLYTRVMSAIKMEQVCEPYVRRRAVRHLEKGRVVIFGAGTGNPYFTTDSTAALRAIEIEADVVLKGTKVDGVYTADPVKDKTATRYTSITFDDVYEKKLSVMDLTAFTLCQENNLPIIVFNMNETGSLLRLVQGEDIGTLITAKLPEETV; from the coding sequence ATGACACCTTCGACGAACTATAAACGCATTCTGCTCAAACTGAGCGGAGAGGCATTGGCGGGTCCTAATGGTTACAACATCGATCCGGCTGTACTTGAACAATACAGCCATGAAATTAAGCAGGTGGTCGACATGGGCGTTCAGGTCGCCATCGTAATTGGTGGGGGTAATATCTTTCGGGGCGTATCGGGCGAACGATCAGGTATCGACCGGGTACAGGGCGATTATATGGGAATGCTGGCTACCGTTATTAACGCAATGGCTATTCAGAGCTCGCTCGAAAAACATGGACTGTATACCCGTGTGATGTCGGCCATTAAAATGGAACAGGTCTGTGAACCATACGTTCGTCGGCGGGCAGTGCGGCACCTCGAAAAAGGCCGGGTCGTCATTTTCGGTGCCGGAACCGGTAACCCTTATTTCACAACCGATTCAACGGCTGCTTTGCGGGCCATCGAAATTGAAGCCGATGTTGTTCTGAAAGGTACCAAAGTAGATGGTGTTTACACGGCCGATCCGGTTAAGGACAAAACGGCTACGCGGTATACAAGCATCACCTTCGACGACGTTTATGAAAAGAAACTGAGCGTTATGGACCTGACGGCCTTTACGCTATGCCAGGAGAACAACCTTCCGATCATCGTCTTCAACATGAATGAAACCGGTAGTTTGCTCCGGCTTGTCCAGGGCGAAGATATCGGCACCTTGATTACGGCTAAATTACCAGAAGAAACAGTATAA
- the frr gene encoding ribosome recycling factor — MEEIELYLDDAKDTMEKALKHLAIELTKIRAGKASPQMLDGIQVEYYGMLSPLNTVASITTPDARTIAIKPFERKIIGDVEKAIRNSNLGLAPNNDGEIIRLSIPPLTEERRRDLVKKVKQEVETAKVNVRNIRKDTNEDIRKLVKEGVSEDAVKQGEERVQKLTDAFIARVDDVFAAKEKDILSV, encoded by the coding sequence ATGGAAGAGATCGAGCTATATCTCGACGATGCAAAAGATACGATGGAGAAGGCGCTTAAGCACCTGGCCATTGAACTGACTAAAATTCGGGCCGGAAAGGCATCACCGCAGATGCTCGACGGTATTCAGGTCGAATATTACGGGATGCTGTCGCCGTTGAATACGGTTGCCTCCATCACTACGCCCGATGCCCGCACCATTGCTATTAAGCCCTTCGAACGGAAAATTATTGGTGATGTCGAAAAAGCAATTCGTAATTCGAATCTGGGGCTGGCTCCTAATAACGACGGTGAAATTATTCGCCTGAGCATCCCGCCCCTGACCGAAGAACGTCGTCGCGACCTCGTTAAGAAAGTGAAACAGGAGGTTGAAACAGCTAAAGTAAACGTTCGTAATATCCGGAAAGATACCAACGAAGACATTCGTAAACTGGTGAAAGAAGGCGTTTCGGAAGATGCCGTTAAACAGGGTGAAGAACGTGTTCAAAAATTGACCGATGCCTTTATTGCGCGTGTCGATGACGTGTTTGCCGCCAAGGAAAAAGACATTCTGTCGGTATAA
- a CDS encoding DinB family protein, whose protein sequence is MPRFTTNLLLQDLYNDVDALQRIIEQEFRPLTEAQLRQAPAPDQWSIVQCLDHLSSYGFYYLPLMEKSIQTGQQQCLLPQETFTSGWLGNYFAETMQPGADGSIRLKMKAVKNHTPQQQLDTEAVLTEFLRQQERLLQLLERAQQVDISKLRIPISIARWIRLSLGDTFRFLIAHEQRHVLQAQRVRHQLFSQRAFSE, encoded by the coding sequence ATGCCACGTTTTACAACAAACTTATTGTTACAGGATCTATACAACGATGTAGATGCCCTTCAACGGATTATCGAGCAGGAGTTCAGGCCATTGACCGAAGCTCAGTTACGTCAGGCCCCTGCTCCCGATCAATGGAGTATTGTGCAATGTCTCGACCATCTGAGCAGCTACGGGTTTTATTATCTGCCGCTTATGGAGAAAAGCATTCAAACTGGCCAGCAGCAGTGTCTTCTGCCTCAGGAAACATTTACGAGTGGCTGGTTAGGGAATTATTTCGCCGAGACGATGCAGCCGGGTGCCGATGGAAGCATTCGGCTGAAAATGAAAGCAGTGAAGAACCATACGCCACAACAACAGCTCGACACAGAGGCTGTTCTGACCGAGTTTTTGCGACAACAGGAACGCCTGCTCCAACTGCTCGAACGGGCACAACAGGTTGACATTAGCAAATTACGCATCCCGATTTCCATTGCCCGCTGGATCAGGCTAAGCCTGGGCGACACGTTTCGGTTTCTGATTGCGCATGAGCAACGGCATGTTTTACAGGCACAGCGTGTACGCCATCAATTATTCAGCCAGAGGGCGTTCAGTGAATAA
- a CDS encoding Crp/Fnr family transcriptional regulator, which yields MEKEALKKTVFHTWPLPDEAWNAFADCWHPVSYRRKTLLTSAGETEHYVYFVLDGVQRAFYQGDDAKETTLVFSYTGSFSGVVDSFLLQQPSRYYLETLTTSHMLRLSFPDFTRLMDTYPAIERWVRLATAQVLGGVLERQIELASFSAEEKFRILLTRSPHVLQLIPHKYLASYLSLDPTTFSKLLKSVRL from the coding sequence TTGGAAAAAGAAGCCCTAAAAAAAACCGTATTTCACACCTGGCCATTGCCCGACGAGGCTTGGAACGCCTTTGCCGATTGCTGGCACCCGGTCAGCTACCGGCGCAAAACCCTGTTGACCAGCGCTGGCGAAACTGAGCATTACGTTTATTTCGTGCTCGATGGCGTTCAGCGGGCGTTTTATCAGGGCGACGACGCCAAGGAAACGACCCTGGTTTTTTCCTATACCGGATCGTTTTCGGGGGTTGTCGACTCGTTTCTCTTACAGCAACCCTCCCGCTATTATCTGGAAACCCTAACGACCAGCCATATGCTACGACTGTCGTTTCCTGATTTTACGCGGCTGATGGATACTTATCCGGCTATCGAACGCTGGGTGCGGCTGGCCACAGCACAGGTGCTGGGCGGAGTGCTCGAACGGCAAATTGAGTTAGCATCTTTCAGCGCAGAGGAGAAATTTCGGATACTCCTCACCCGAAGTCCGCACGTTCTGCAACTGATTCCGCATAAATACCTGGCCTCTTACCTGAGCCTCGATCCCACTACGTTCAGTAAACTGCTGAAATCAGTCCGGCTGTAA
- a CDS encoding WYL domain-containing protein, translating into MSAQPHLLRLLKFVRLLADRPGRTVSQTARTLETSERTVYRYLDTLQQLGYLIDKDEQERYFLFEADATRRPAFTADESALVDRLLSSLPADLPLTDSIRRKLFLTSDLIPFADELLDRHQALVVERLATALREGRQVRLLRYHSTNSDTIADRIVEPVGFADHYATLKAYDPEEGKEKSFKIRRMDDVVILDTPCACVTAGEVLDAFGWSGPEPLLLTLHLSGRAYRLLLEERPLCRPFLELYDDEAFPYRFRGEVRSYVGIGRFVLGLPGEIEVVDEAFRDYLRERAAKKLW; encoded by the coding sequence ATGTCTGCTCAACCCCACTTGCTTCGCTTATTGAAGTTTGTTCGGCTATTGGCCGACCGGCCCGGCCGTACGGTTTCGCAAACAGCCCGGACGCTGGAAACCTCCGAACGGACGGTTTACCGCTACCTCGATACCTTACAGCAATTAGGGTATCTGATCGACAAAGACGAGCAGGAGCGTTATTTTCTGTTTGAGGCCGACGCTACCCGACGACCGGCGTTTACGGCCGACGAGTCGGCGCTGGTAGATCGGCTGCTTTCGTCGCTTCCGGCCGACCTTCCGCTCACGGACAGCATCCGGCGCAAACTCTTCCTGACGTCCGATCTGATTCCCTTCGCCGATGAACTACTCGACCGACATCAGGCGCTGGTGGTCGAGCGGCTGGCAACGGCCTTGCGCGAGGGCCGACAGGTTCGCTTATTGCGCTATCACTCGACCAATTCCGACACCATTGCCGACCGGATTGTAGAACCTGTGGGCTTTGCCGATCATTATGCTACGCTGAAAGCCTACGACCCGGAAGAAGGTAAAGAAAAAAGCTTCAAAATCAGGCGTATGGACGATGTAGTGATACTCGACACGCCCTGCGCCTGCGTAACGGCGGGTGAAGTGCTGGATGCGTTTGGGTGGTCGGGGCCAGAGCCGCTATTGCTGACGCTTCACCTGAGCGGACGTGCCTACAGGCTTCTTCTGGAAGAGCGACCACTTTGCCGCCCGTTTCTGGAACTGTATGATGACGAAGCGTTTCCGTATCGTTTCCGGGGCGAAGTTCGGAGCTATGTGGGCATCGGGCGATTCGTGCTTGGTTTGCCCGGCGAAATAGAAGTAGTAGACGAAGCATTCCGCGACTATCTGCGCGAACGGGCCGCGAAAAAATTATGGTGA